The Plasmodium cynomolgi strain B DNA, chromosome 13, whole genome shotgun sequence DNA segment TACATGTGCGTACTGGCCTGTACAGCATGGAGCAGCATTTTTAAATcaaacccctttttttctaaatgcctccattttgcgtTTTCTCGTGTATCCATTTATAATTAagaatgttcatttttttttttttctttcccttttgaatTAATTTCGCTTAACAATaaaacgtttttttgttaaattttaaattggcacatttaataattttttcatttccccaagacgaaaaaaagtatgtACCGTTCATAATGAAATGCCATTGGAAGGCAAGCCATTCGCAAATGGGGGTTTCTTTTACGTGTGCCTACACACACGTATAATTTTTGcttacacaaaattgtacGTTCACGAGAGGATTCACGTTGGGAgatatttcccccccccccccgtcTACCCCAACGCGTCAGTTATATGACGGAGTGGGTGGATGAAATGCGACACATGTGTGCCAACTCGCCTTGCGTCAAATGGGACgagaaccaaaaaaaaaaaaattgcaaacagGCACGCGTCTACAACATGAGACTGTCGCGCCTTTACAAACGCGTTTAAGTAGGTTATTACAGAAAGATATTTTGTAACCTGGGTAAAGGCACACTCGAATGGGGGAATCGCCAAGGGGGGTTCCCCCCCCGTTGGACACCTCCgttttttgtcatttatgTTACCAACTCCCCTACCACACCGCGTCGttacctccattttttgtcgtCTATGTTACCAACTCCCCTACCCACCGCGCCGTTACCTCCGTTTGCCGCCCCCCTTCCGcctcttcttcaccttcaaGTTGTACActtttctcttcttcttgctctttttcttgtttgaCGTAGCTGTCTGATTTTTCCGGGGGGCGACGGCCTGGTTCTTCCCCGCACTGGGCGaggtggaaaatattttgtccAGGTTTTCCATGTCCAGCAATCTGTCGTACTCAtctttggaaattttttttaattttttgtacaaattttcttcaaaaaatagggactcaatttcgttttcctcCATGTCCCTTTGTTCATGTTTTCTCTGAACAatggtttttcttttttgttttttttcttgctttcGCTTATGGGGTTTGTCTCCCTCCACATTTGTCTCTCTTTCCGCCTTCTCATTGGCTGCGTGTTCCTCGCTTCTTAAATGCGCCAAGCGTGTCAGTTCCTCCTGCCGCTTTCTCTCCTTCTCTTCGTTTCTGTATGGTATATCGGACGTGTTCAGGCCCACCCGTTTGAAATTCTTAATTTGGCTCTTCTCTTTAAATTTGGGGATTTTCACCAACGCAAAGGAGTAACACAGGTGCGAGAGATTGAGCTTGTGGAAGGGAAAGAGAAAACTCAGCTGGtggtttttgtaaaattcaaTGTAAGACAGAAACGCCTTTGTCGAGAGCAAATATGTTTCTCTGTTCtcgatgataaaaaaaattatgtacttTAGAAATATATTCACCATGTTGTTTAGCAAAAGGATGTGATGATCCCTCTTGGGATGATGCTGTCCCTCGATTGAGTCTCCTTTGCCTTTGGGAGGGTGCCCCTTGGCAGCACCCCCTTTTGCCTCCCTCCTTTGAACGCCTTCCCCGTGCGCACTTCCATAAAACGAAAAGTTTTTCTCGGGGATGGATTTCCCTACGTCCCCCTTCTCCAAGTTGGCTACTTCCCTCACTTGTGCGTCCAACGCGTCTTCACTTCGCATCAGTCGGGATTCCCAACTGAGCATGTCCCTGAACATGGAAGTTTTCCTAAAATTGCTaatattcacttttttattttttaaaaagtatatatattctttctccttcttatTAAGCAgaatgatatttttcccccttttttcaaatcgGCCTGTTCTACCACTCCTAT contains these protein-coding regions:
- a CDS encoding ATP-dependent RNA helicase (putative) — its product is GAVKIEEDLKIIKNEKKKKRYHIVVATPGKLSTLFVDHNCHFDTNELAYLILDEGDKLLEQSFLNYVQDIVRSIDSKDYATCICSATCLQEEKFYNLFSDKRRAFIKCVGGAAPVAPATTAMGATAAVAAASSATATAATTAGSTFQIPDKIENYYMTVRNLDKSFFLFKFVNTVVREGEAVIVFLPTCFCVDFFFHVFKNVLNTEQRTEKKIFHHVVTLNNRHKNVFSQSDLFLLCKMICYTQKYMGKKKFTLLKIHRKMKDKKRINAYKKIKENKSNRRIKIILCTDIMSRGINVDIHWVINYDVANKNMTYIHRSGRTGRFEKRGKNIILLNKKEKEYIYFLKNKKVNISNFRKTSMFRDMLSWESRLMRSEDALDAQVREVANLEKGDVGKSIPEKNFSFYGSAHGEGVQRREAKGGAAKGHPPKGKGDSIEGQHHPKRDHHILLLNNMVNIFLKYIIFFIIENRETYLLSTKAFLSYIEFYKNHQLSFLFPFHKLNLSHLCYSFALVKIPKFKEKSQIKNFKRVGLNTSDIPYRNEEKERKRQEELTRLAHLRSEEHAANEKAERETNVEGDKPHKRKQEKKQKRKTIVQRKHEQRDMEENEIESLFFEENLYKKLKKISKDEYDRLLDMENLDKIFSTSPSAGKNQAVAPRKNQTATSNKKKSKKKRKVYNLKVKKRRKGGGKRR